From the Pocillopora verrucosa isolate sample1 chromosome 11, ASM3666991v2, whole genome shotgun sequence genome, the window CaattaaataatgtttttttttcttttatgagTCTAAACAGGTGTTTAAATACACTGGTGCAGAGGAAAAAGGCTTTGTAACCGCCTTGATCGAGCTTCTTTGGGTACTTAAAGAAAACCATGACAACGAGGGCAACCAGTACCGAGGttgcgggaaaaaaaaagtagagaaGAGAAGCCAACGCTCTACTCTTGCGTCGTGCATCGTTGCGTCGTGCGTAATAGAAATtagtgaacaatttttttagacaTAACATTCTTCTTTACTCTAGGCTCTTCATATGTAGccaaagaaaatggaaataatgtaTTTTGCAAGCTAGTCAGCCAAAACATGATAGCTTGGTTTTACAGGTTTGATTAATTGATATCTCTGATTAAAATGATGGAAGTCTACTCAGTAACATTACAAAATACTTGCACTAAATAATACGCTATTACTTATAATCTAAGAGCCCCTCTTATCGTGAATTCGGCGTAAAAGAACAGGAATTCGGATTCCATCGTAACTAGCTCTTGAAAGTAAATCCGTTCATTAGTGAAGAAAGTTATTGTTGTCAAAGTTGATACGGTACGCGATCTTCCTGGAAATTATCCTTCTTGCCCTCATTTCGGCCTAATCCCGAGCCGAATTCATGACCAAGGAAAGTGTGACGAAACACTATTGGAAGTATACAGGCATAAATTACCGGGCCATATATATAACTGGAGAACATACGCACGCATTACATGAACAAATCTCAATGAGTGCGCTACTAATGATCTAATAATAATATGCGCACTTGGGGTTGTCAGTTATATTTTCGTGGCTTTCGAACATGTAACTGGTCGGTTTATGTTGGAGTAATaaatagatttagccaagcctaaatcCGGAGCtcccattttttttcccgcacgtctcaagggcacaacgcgttgccccggccaggactagaacttTCACTTTGTAAAGAATCGATATTTCGGAGAAGAATACTTGAAATGCAAGATCTAGTTTACGTAATTCAGTGTGACTCGCTAGCTACGCCTGATTTTGATGGACGTTGAACAAGGATTGCTCACATAGTTACTGTAAACAACATTTTGTCATCAATCTGAGTTAGTCTTTGAAACCGCTGTTTACAGTCGAAGCTGCATTAAGCAGCCGGTTGCCAAAGTCCCGAATTTGTTACCTGTAAACCACTGTAATTTTCTTCCCTAATAAGCGGTCACCCCTGTCAACCTTtcagcccctaagagtgaccagcatctgatttctccctacaattcaCCCCTCCCGTggcacattaaggtcacaagaagaaagaaaatgatcaccaactaatgaagTTCTGGAtgagtaaacaaattctccttgtcttcttgggaaatgtatagagaacagtatggagaatatgcatactgatgttaggctgtaacGGGTTAAGTGGTCGTGGTCACCCTTAACTGAGTCCCAACGGCCTTTTTGTATTGTGTTTCACCTGTACTGAACCAACAATTAGGGCAGAATTGCTCAAATAAAACGAAGACTAAtcttgcaaataaaatttaatccatgttcATCTCTCTACTAAAAGTAAGAAGTATTTTTGAGTGggtttttgtacattaagtggtcaattgTGGCATTAAATGGTGTTTTTATCGTTTCTTAAATCACCCCTTTTCTGTGGAGCCATTAAGCGATCAGTGGGTGACCGCTTTAATACTTGTTTGACTCTTGTTATACTAACCTGATAATTATGCAGTAGTAAAGTGGCTTCGTGCCAGCTCAGGAATGGGTATTTTTGACTCGGCGTAATAAAATCCAGGCCATAATTGAACCCGCGAAGAGTATACGTTCTCCTGTGTCGAACGCGGAAAAAGAAGTTGATAGGGATTAATAGTGTTATACCAAAAGAGTGTATGATGAAAGCCTTAACAAAAGGGAAGGTTGAGCAACCGGAAATGACGCGTGAATGGCGAAAGCTCGTCAATCCATAGTCACGGTATCATAAGTAACGCAATCTTAAGATGCTCAACTGTCAAAGATTTTGGGGGTAAGTTTCTCAGAAAACTGTGgcgctgcatcggtgggagagtatgacacggtaatttagtattatcaactgagttgataacgtaaattggccaccgtaaagagttaaaaagctgacgctcgaaacgtcagcttttaactCTTTGTAGTGGCCTAtatacgttatcaactcagataGTACTAAATAACCCTGTAGAggattttgtttgaaataaaatttcaacgGTCTCCTAAAGAAACATGTACATTTTTTCATCTATTACCTATCAAGAAATCTTAACTCTTGCTCTTCATACGCAGCGCATCTACATTCAATCGATGTCATCGTCCCAAAAGGGTAAATGTAAATGCGACCGTTTTCGTTTTCCGGTCAGGATTATATCTCTAGCTATTTTTAGCCCAAATGTTTGTCGAATCAGAAGCTTTGTTACAATGTTAGATTGGTTATACTCATGGGTAAACGATGAACGATACCTTCTACCAATCGGAGGAAGGTATAAAACCCTAGGGATTTTCCTCAAGATCTAACGTAAGTGATACGTCAGTTGCCATTAATAACCACACCGCTATGAAAGAATAAATTTGAGGCTTAATGAACAGTGTTACTTATATGAAAAAGTCTTACGTTCGGCCTACAACGTTCATTAAGCAGTGCATCCTCAAGCAGAACCGTCTCTGTAAGGAGAGCCCTGTTGCTTTGATTGATAAAGGTAAGTTGACATCCATGCcaagttttttcccttttttctagAATGGAATAATCACTTGTGTTTTCTTTATCTGATTGTAAATTACGTTGAGTTCATCAATCAGAGAGTCAATGATATTTTCGACTTCAGTCTTCTATTCTTGCTATTAAACAAGATAACTTTTTGAGACCCTCACAAgtaaaaagtgaagaaaatggAACGTTTCCTTGATTGCTTTCTCAAAACATTGTTGCGCAAACTGATGGCGAGGAAAAAACTATACGTGAGATTGAGGGTGACTTTTTATAAGGCTAACGAAGTGTATACTAGCAGGAAGGGAGAGATACCAAtcagatgttttctttcttcctctaGCAGAGGTCATGgtttcaaatcccgtacaggcctgaatttatttcaagccttattttcactactgcccaagtagtgcacattactgtgaggatcactttcattcagtCTCTTTGTTGCACAGGTTGAAAAGCAGCAGCCCCCATGTCGCCCATAAGAAGAAAACTAGTAGTTGTTGGAGATGGTGCATGTGGAAAAACAAGCCTCCTGTCTGTGTTCTCTACAGACAAGTTTCCCGAGTTTTACGTTCCAACCGTTTTCGAGACTGATGTCTCTGACATTGAGGTTAACGGCGAAATGGTAGAGTTAGCTTTATGGGATACCGCTGGACAAGAGGCTTATGACAGACTGCGACCTTTGTCTTATCCTGACACTGATGTGGTCTTGATGTGCTTCTCCATTGATAGTCCTGACAGCTTAGCAAACGTCCTCGAAAAATGGGCTCCTGAAGTAAGGCACTTCTGTGGCCAAAGGGTTCCTCTTATTTTAGTCGGTAACAAGATAGACTTGAGACACGATAAAAACGTAAAGAACGATTTGTCCAAGTTCAAACAAGCGCCTGTAACTAGCGAAGAGGGAAGAGCAATGTTTGAAAGGATCAAAGCTTATGCTTACAAGGAGTGTTCTGCAATAACGAGAGAGGGAGTAAGAGATGTGTTTGAAACGGCCGCCAAGGCTACACTGAAAACTAAGTTATACAACCCTCGACCGTGGCTTAAGTGTGGTATACTATAACTAAATGTGAAATATCCGAAATATTTAAAACCTCTCTCAGCTTTGGGGCCCAAGGGCCGAGTTTAATTTCAAAGTCATAACGCGCTGAaacgttttaaaaacaaatgCATGGTTGTCATGTTTGTGTCTACAAGTAAACataacgaggaaaaaaaaatctctaattTCCCGGTCATTTGATTCACactatttacattttttccacAATGGCTGTTTTGTGTCTGGTGAGGTCTATTAAAGAAACGTAATCTTTTAACTCCAAGCAATCTAATATTGGTAAAcgacaaaaattatattttgttcgaaaaattaacataatattGTTGGTAGCTTCTCTTGGCCAAATTCAAAGTCAATGAAAAGGATTTAAAAATCGTATTTTTAGACGTTTTTGTTGTCCTCGATAGGTTTGTTGACgacgggttttttttttcatcaaagtttACAAGATAAGATTCCTCGGGGGCAGAATAAGATTTTTTCATAtaagatatatttttatcagacaaaagtgtaaatttcagTACTGATATTGATGTTACTAgaaattgtagaaaataaaCAGTCTTAattcaataacaataataatttttactttttatataataatattCAGATGGGCATAACAACAATTCAAAATTGAATACATTCTTTATTCTACACCAGGGACACGGCCATGGGAAGGAAATTTCTGGGTACCAGTCATCTTTAACTTCAAACTCTCCTAACTAATCTTTTAAGATATGTCTTGTGGCTTgaagggagaattacttatgagatcaAAGAAGTTAAAGAATCTGAGGCTTCTTGATGATTTTAGAATATACAACATCTCTTACGATCACGATTCTTCAAAAGAGCGGCTATTGCAGCCGTTTCAAATACATCTCGAACTCCTTCCAAAGCTTTAGAAGAACATTCTAGGTAAATATTTCCCTTGATTCGTTCACACATCTCGCGCCCCTGTTCGCTTGTTACAGG encodes:
- the LOC131781526 gene encoding ras-like GTP-binding protein RHO, whose protein sequence is MSPIRRKLVVVGDGACGKTSLLSVFSTDKFPEFYVPTVFETDVSDIEVNGEMVELALWDTAGQEAYDRLRPLSYPDTDVVLMCFSIDSPDSLANVLEKWAPEVRHFCGQRVPLILVGNKIDLRHDKNVKNDLSKFKQAPVTSEEGRAMFERIKAYAYKECSAITREGVRDVFETAAKATLKTKLYNPRPWLKCGIL